The following are encoded together in the Roseobacter denitrificans OCh 114 genome:
- a CDS encoding DUF2254 domain-containing protein, translating to MDNASSFTMTLFRKARHYARKLWVRVVLIGLLAVLAVALSQWVELYVPDTLSRSLDGAAADRLLQLIASAMLAVTIFSITVMVSVYQSSSTQWTPRVHRLIMQDKTTQNTLAVFIGAYVYALLGIILRELGVYDDDRAFVLFWMTVFVLAVIVVYLIRWVLHLQDFGQLTKTTRQVEAVTRARFKERLETPCLGAMPLVGDVPEGAKPVKAWDSGYIQCIYPEAMNALAKECDVTLYLVRDIGSYVFSGDPLLCVEGAEKIRNWDAFSARLGEMLVLSDLRSYDQDPRFGLLVLGEIGSKALSPGINDPGTAIEVITRIGRILTGYEDENYATPATPLEHLHVAPLDPVDLLRDGFATLARDGAEVVEVQQALQQTLAHLVGHDDPKLSAAACDFAQESLARALNACGFDPDRDRITASAHPEVRGDNK from the coding sequence ATGGATAACGCCAGTTCTTTCACGATGACCCTGTTTCGCAAAGCGCGCCACTATGCGCGCAAGCTTTGGGTGCGGGTGGTGCTGATCGGTTTGCTCGCGGTGCTGGCTGTGGCGCTCAGCCAATGGGTTGAGCTTTATGTGCCCGATACCCTGTCGCGCAGCCTCGATGGCGCGGCGGCAGACCGCCTGTTGCAACTGATTGCGAGCGCGATGCTGGCGGTGACGATCTTTTCGATCACGGTCATGGTGTCGGTCTATCAATCCTCCTCCACCCAGTGGACGCCGCGCGTGCACCGCCTGATCATGCAGGACAAGACCACCCAGAACACGCTGGCCGTCTTTATCGGGGCCTATGTCTATGCCTTGCTGGGGATCATCCTGCGCGAACTTGGCGTTTACGATGACGATCGTGCCTTCGTGCTGTTCTGGATGACGGTCTTTGTGCTGGCGGTCATCGTTGTCTATCTGATCCGCTGGGTGCTGCATCTGCAGGATTTCGGTCAATTGACCAAGACGACCCGTCAGGTAGAAGCCGTGACCCGCGCGCGGTTCAAGGAGCGTCTGGAGACGCCCTGTCTGGGTGCCATGCCGCTGGTGGGCGATGTGCCAGAAGGTGCGAAACCGGTAAAGGCATGGGACAGCGGGTATATCCAATGCATCTATCCCGAAGCCATGAATGCGCTGGCAAAGGAATGCGATGTCACGCTCTATCTGGTGCGTGATATTGGCAGCTATGTGTTTTCCGGTGATCCGCTGCTTTGCGTGGAGGGGGCGGAAAAAATCCGCAACTGGGACGCGTTTTCTGCGCGGCTGGGTGAGATGCTCGTGCTGTCCGACCTGCGCAGCTATGATCAGGACCCGCGCTTTGGTCTGCTCGTCCTCGGAGAGATCGGCTCAAAGGCCCTGTCGCCCGGCATCAATGACCCCGGCACGGCGATTGAAGTCATCACCCGGATCGGCCGTATCTTGACCGGATACGAGGATGAAAACTACGCCACGCCCGCCACCCCGCTGGAGCATCTCCATGTCGCGCCGCTGGACCCGGTTGATCTGCTGCGTGATGGTTTTGCGACCCTTGCGCGTGACGGTGCCGAGGTCGTCGAGGTGCAACAGGCGCTGCAGCAAACATTGGCCCATCTGGTGGGGCATGATGATCCTAAACTATCCGCTGCCGCATGTGATTTCGCGCAGGAGAGTCTGGCGCGCGCGTTGAACGCCTGCGGCTTTGATCCGGACCGGGACCGCATAACTGCGAGCGCGCACCCCGAAGTGCGCGGGGACAACAAATAG
- a CDS encoding alpha/beta hydrolase, with protein MISRSFFFRILRGLLWVLAALSVVAAIISLEAERATVSERTLDTDVGEVSLYSNPTGAPGPLVVVTHGFAGSRQMMQYISRDLARSGLTVAAFDFYGHGRNPERMSSDVTRIEGTTQQLVAQTRAVLEAVQSEIAIVGPVGMLGHSMATDIVIRAAKAASDVSAIVAISMYSEAVTADFPQKLLVISGEYEGRLRDVARETVALVAGASLEGETVSNGPVTRRAVAIPNTEHVAVLFAAQTKREARDWFRAAFDLRGQGQAMPQGLAITGVLLGLIVLFWPLARILPTSRTAAAPVRARVFWLALLAPIVPAVGLSLLLGGALFQSAGFGALAVFFATWGAVVLAILWAAGHRPGMPKPSGVLLLTFWSLVIFAVALDRYAAAFLPTGPRVSLMAVLLLGTVPFMLADRVLLDGAALWQRVVARIVPVAALSASMILFSQKLGLLFTVLPVMVLFYLVYGTMARAVALRQGAETAGVGSGIVLAWSIAASSPLFLA; from the coding sequence ATGATTTCAAGATCGTTTTTCTTCCGTATTTTGCGCGGGCTGCTGTGGGTTCTGGCGGCCCTGTCGGTTGTGGCCGCCATCATCAGCCTTGAGGCCGAGCGCGCGACAGTCAGTGAACGTACCCTCGACACGGATGTGGGCGAGGTGTCGCTTTATTCCAACCCAACCGGCGCACCCGGTCCCCTGGTCGTGGTAACCCATGGGTTTGCCGGATCGCGCCAGATGATGCAGTATATCTCGCGTGATCTGGCGCGGTCGGGCTTGACGGTCGCAGCTTTCGATTTCTACGGCCATGGGCGCAACCCCGAACGCATGTCCTCCGATGTCACCCGGATCGAAGGGACAACGCAGCAACTGGTGGCGCAGACACGCGCAGTGCTGGAGGCCGTGCAGAGCGAAATCGCGATCGTGGGCCCGGTCGGCATGCTGGGCCACTCCATGGCGACGGATATCGTCATTCGCGCGGCCAAGGCAGCCTCCGATGTGTCGGCCATCGTTGCCATTTCCATGTATTCGGAGGCGGTGACGGCGGATTTCCCGCAGAAACTGCTGGTGATTTCCGGTGAATATGAGGGGCGTCTGCGCGATGTGGCACGCGAGACCGTGGCATTGGTCGCAGGTGCATCGCTTGAGGGGGAAACCGTATCCAATGGGCCGGTCACCCGGCGCGCGGTGGCCATCCCCAACACGGAACATGTCGCTGTCCTGTTCGCCGCGCAAACCAAGCGCGAGGCGCGCGACTGGTTCCGGGCGGCCTTTGATCTGCGCGGGCAGGGGCAGGCGATGCCACAGGGCCTTGCGATCACGGGTGTTCTGCTGGGCCTGATCGTGCTGTTCTGGCCGCTTGCCCGGATCCTGCCCACCTCCCGGACAGCTGCCGCGCCGGTGCGTGCACGGGTATTCTGGCTCGCGCTGCTGGCGCCCATTGTGCCTGCCGTTGGTTTGTCGCTGCTTCTTGGGGGCGCGCTGTTTCAATCGGCGGGATTTGGCGCTCTGGCCGTGTTCTTTGCCACATGGGGGGCTGTTGTGCTTGCCATTCTCTGGGCGGCAGGCCATCGCCCGGGCATGCCGAAACCCTCCGGTGTGTTGCTGCTGACCTTTTGGTCTCTGGTCATCTTTGCGGTGGCGCTTGATCGTTACGCGGCGGCCTTTCTGCCTACGGGTCCGCGCGTGTCCCTGATGGCTGTGCTTTTGCTCGGCACGGTGCCTTTCATGCTTGCGGACCGGGTCCTGCTGGACGGTGCCGCGCTTTGGCAGCGGGTGGTGGCGCGCATCGTCCCGGTTGCCGCATTATCGGCAAGCATGATCCTGTTTTCTCAAAAACTGGGGCTTCTGTTCACTGTCCTGCCCGTCATGGTCCTGTTTTACCTTGTCTATGGCACGATGGCGCGCGCGGTCGCACTCCGGCAGGGGGCAGAGACGGCGGGGGTTGGCTCCGGCATCGTTCTGGCGTGGTCCATCGCGGCAAGTTCACCCCTCTTTCTCGCCTGA